In one Methylobacterium sp. SyP6R genomic region, the following are encoded:
- a CDS encoding alpha-ketoacid dehydrogenase subunit beta, with product MPRRTMIEAIRDAMAVAMERDDDVVVFGEDVGYFGGVFRCTQGLQARFGKSRCFDAPISELGIVGAAVGMAAYGLKPCIEIQFADYMYPAYDQIVSEAARLRYRSGGQFTAPMVVRMPTGGGIFGGQTHSQSPEALFTHVAGLKTVVPSNPYDAKGLLIAAIEDPDPVIFLEPKRLYNGPFDGHHDRPVTPWARHDLGEVPDGHYTVPLGKAAIRREGNAVTVLAYGTIVHVAEAAAAETGIDAEVIDLRTLLPLDMETIEASVRKTGRCVIAHEATLTSGFGAELAALVQESCFYHLEAPIVRVAGWDTPYPHAQEWAYFPGPERVGRALRAALEG from the coding sequence ATGCCGCGCCGCACGATGATCGAGGCCATCCGCGACGCGATGGCCGTGGCGATGGAGCGCGACGACGACGTGGTCGTGTTCGGGGAGGATGTCGGGTATTTCGGCGGCGTCTTCCGCTGCACCCAAGGGCTCCAGGCCCGCTTCGGCAAGAGCCGCTGCTTCGATGCGCCGATCAGCGAACTCGGCATCGTCGGCGCCGCCGTCGGCATGGCCGCCTACGGCTTGAAGCCCTGCATCGAGATCCAGTTCGCCGACTACATGTACCCGGCCTACGACCAGATCGTGTCCGAGGCCGCGCGCCTGCGCTACCGTTCCGGCGGCCAGTTCACCGCCCCGATGGTGGTGCGGATGCCCACCGGCGGCGGGATCTTCGGCGGCCAGACCCACAGCCAGAGCCCCGAGGCCCTGTTCACCCACGTCGCCGGCCTCAAGACCGTGGTGCCGTCGAACCCCTACGACGCCAAGGGCCTGCTGATCGCCGCGATCGAGGATCCCGACCCGGTGATCTTCCTGGAGCCCAAGCGCCTCTATAACGGCCCCTTCGACGGCCACCACGACCGGCCGGTGACCCCGTGGGCCCGCCACGACCTCGGCGAGGTGCCGGACGGGCACTACACCGTGCCGCTCGGCAAGGCGGCGATCCGGCGCGAGGGGAACGCCGTCACGGTGCTGGCCTACGGCACCATCGTCCACGTCGCCGAGGCCGCCGCCGCCGAGACGGGAATCGACGCGGAGGTCATCGACCTGCGCACGCTGCTTCCCCTCGACATGGAGACGATCGAGGCCTCGGTGCGCAAGACCGGGCGCTGCGTCATCGCGCACGAGGCGACGCTGACCTCGGGCTTCGGCGCCGAGCTGGCGGCGCTCGTGCAGGAATCCTGCTTCTACCACCTGGAGGCGCCGATCGTCCGGGTCGCCGGCTGGGACACGCCCTACCCGCACGCCCAGGAATGGGCCTATTTCCCGGGCCCCGAGCGTGTCGGCCGGGCCCTTCGCGCCGCGCTGGAGGGCTGA
- a CDS encoding dihydrolipoamide acetyltransferase family protein, producing the protein MGFRIVKLPDIGEGVAEAEVSAWHVKVGDVVREDQPLADVMTDKATVEIPSPVSGTVAALGAEAGQMLAVGAELVRLEIEGGEAAPEAGVAVAPEIAKAQDAAAGKPAAALIPAADGLEPAQPAPAPPSAAAPKPAEPPKPAPTKPASPAPRPAAAAPSSGPPRPPGEKPVASPAVRRRALEAGIDLRQVRGTGPAGRIGHDDLDAFLNTPPEDAAPAPAGRAPRTGVEEIKVIGLRRRIAQRMADAKRRVAHFSYVEEVDVTAVEELRAALNQRHGATRPKLTLIPFLVQALVRSLPDFPQMNAHYDDEAEVIHRHAGIHVGIATQTPSGLMVPVLRHAETRDVWNSAAEVRRLAEAARNGLAARDELSGSTITITSLGALGGIVTTPVINRPEVAIIGVNKQVMRPVWRDNAFVPRLTMNLSASFDHRVVDGYDAALFVQALKGLIETPATLFMEA; encoded by the coding sequence ATGGGCTTTCGCATCGTCAAGCTCCCGGATATCGGCGAGGGCGTGGCCGAGGCCGAGGTCTCGGCCTGGCACGTCAAGGTCGGCGACGTGGTCCGCGAGGACCAGCCCCTCGCCGACGTGATGACCGACAAAGCCACCGTCGAGATCCCCTCGCCGGTGAGCGGTACCGTGGCGGCACTGGGCGCCGAGGCCGGCCAGATGCTGGCAGTCGGCGCCGAATTGGTGCGGCTGGAGATCGAGGGCGGCGAGGCCGCTCCCGAGGCCGGGGTCGCGGTGGCGCCCGAGATCGCCAAGGCGCAGGACGCGGCGGCCGGCAAGCCCGCCGCCGCCCTGATCCCGGCCGCGGACGGCCTGGAGCCGGCGCAGCCCGCACCTGCCCCGCCTTCTGCTGCCGCGCCGAAACCCGCCGAGCCACCGAAGCCTGCACCGACCAAACCCGCTTCCCCTGCCCCGCGCCCCGCGGCGGCAGCACCCTCCTCCGGCCCGCCGCGCCCTCCCGGCGAGAAACCGGTCGCCTCGCCTGCCGTGCGCCGGCGGGCGCTGGAGGCCGGGATCGACCTGCGCCAGGTCCGCGGCACCGGCCCGGCCGGCCGCATCGGCCACGACGACCTCGACGCCTTCCTGAACACCCCGCCGGAGGATGCCGCGCCGGCCCCCGCCGGCCGCGCCCCGCGCACGGGCGTGGAGGAGATCAAGGTCATCGGCCTGCGACGGCGCATCGCCCAGCGGATGGCCGACGCCAAGCGCCGCGTCGCCCATTTCTCCTACGTCGAGGAGGTCGACGTGACGGCGGTGGAGGAGCTGCGCGCCGCCCTCAACCAGCGCCACGGCGCGACCCGGCCGAAGCTGACCCTGATCCCGTTCCTGGTCCAGGCCCTGGTGCGGAGCCTCCCGGACTTCCCGCAGATGAACGCGCATTACGACGACGAGGCGGAGGTGATCCACCGCCATGCCGGCATCCATGTCGGCATCGCGACGCAGACGCCGTCGGGCCTGATGGTGCCGGTGCTCCGTCACGCCGAGACCCGCGACGTGTGGAACTCGGCGGCCGAGGTTCGCCGCCTGGCGGAGGCCGCCCGCAACGGCCTGGCCGCCCGGGACGAACTCTCGGGCTCGACCATCACCATCACGTCGCTGGGGGCGCTCGGCGGCATCGTGACGACGCCGGTGATCAACCGACCGGAAGTGGCGATCATCGGCGTCAACAAGCAGGTGATGCGCCCGGTCTGGCGCGATAACGCCTTCGTGCCGCGCCTGACGATGAACCTCTCGGCGTCCTTCGACCACCGGGTGGTCGACGGCTACGACGCCGCCCTGTTCGTGCAGGCGCTCAAAGGCCTGATCGAGACGCCCGCGACCCTGTTCATGGAGGCCTGA